GGCCGTGATGCAGCATCCCTGATAGGCGTAGTAGGCGATGTCGTTCTGGGCCAGGGCCATCTCGAACTCCCCGGCGGCGATGGCGTTGATGTTGGCCACGCTGCCGCCAGTGGAGCGGGCGTTGGCCCGGATACCCACATTGGCGTCGTTCACCAGCTTGGCCATCCCCGTGGCCACGGGGAAGTAGACCCCCGTGGTGGAGCCCGAGCCGATGGTGATAAACTCCTGGGCCAGGCCCAGTCCTAGGAAGGCAATCCCTGCCAACAACGTTCCTTTCAGCCGCATAACCATCCACCTCCTTTGCGCCGCAGGCAGTATACCCGTAACCCCTTCTTTTTCACAAGCCCTACCTCCCCGCCGTCTGGAGCCTCTTCTCCAAGAGATTGGTGAAGGAGGTAAGGACGGTGGTAAGGAGTAGATAGATGGCCGCCACCGCCAGGTAGACCTCCACCGGGCGGAAGGTGGCGGAGATGATGCGTTGCCCGGAAAGGGCCAGCTCGGTGAGGGCGATGACGCTGGCCAAAGAGGAATCCTTAAGAAGGGCCACCACGTTGTTGACCAAGGGGGGCACCACGATGCGCAGGGCCTGGGGCAGGATCACAAAGCGCATGGTATCCGCCGGAGAAAGCCCAAGGGACCAAGCGGCCTCCCACTGCCCCTTAGGGATGGCCTGGATACCCGCCCGCACCACCTCGGCGTTGTAGGCCCCCACGTTGAAGGAAAGGGCGATGAAGGCAGCCCAGTAGGGGGTGAGAACCTGCTGGGCCTCGGGCCAAAGGGGCTTTAGCAAAAGGGGCAGGGCGTTGTAGGCGAAGAGGATCTGCACCAAAAGGGGTGTGCCGCGGGTAACCCAGATGTAAAAGCTGGCGGGAAGCCGCACCCAGGCCCGGCGGGAGAGGCGGAACATCCCGGCAAACACCCCGATGACCAGCCCCGCCAATCCCGAGATTAAGGTGAGCTTTAGGGTGATCTCCGCCCCCAGGGCCATGGCCGCA
The genomic region above belongs to Thermus caldifontis and contains:
- a CDS encoding amino acid ABC transporter permease, whose amino-acid sequence is MPFWLRVPLVLALLIGGYFGLFALLGVVLERYFLLTGFGPDRAASAGAAMALGAEITLKLTLISGLAGLVIGVFAGMFRLSRRAWVRLPASFYIWVTRGTPLLVQILFAYNALPLLLKPLWPEAQQVLTPYWAAFIALSFNVGAYNAEVVRAGIQAIPKGQWEAAWSLGLSPADTMRFVILPQALRIVVPPLVNNVVALLKDSSLASVIALTELALSGQRIISATFRPVEVYLAVAAIYLLLTTVLTSFTNLLEKRLQTAGR